The region AATATACATTGCAGCCTATGGATTTTAATGGAATCATTCCAGGACTTCAATCAAATCAGGTTGATGTAGGTATTGCAGGCATTACCATTAAACCTGCCCGCAGCAAAGTTGTCGATTTTTCAGATCCATACTACAATGCTGGTATCCTTATTCTTGTGAAAGCAGGTAATACTTCCATTAAAGATATTAAAGATCTTAAAGGAAAGGTTGTTGCAACTAAACTTGGCACAACTTCAGCTGACTTTGTTAAAGAAAACTGCGGAGCTAAAGAAGTTAAACTTTTCCCTAATAGTGATGCTATGTTCATGGAACTTGTAGCCGGCGGAGCTGATGCAGTAATGTTTGACTCTCCTGTTATCGGTGACTATGTGCGTAAGGCTCCCAAAGGTCAGGTTGAAGTTGTCGGTCCATTGTATCAGGGACAGTCTTACGGAATCGCTTTTCCTAAAGGAAGTGCTCTTGTAGCAAAAGTTAATGCTGCTTTGAAAGAACTGCGCGCTAATGGCGAATATC is a window of Desulfovibrio sp. UCD-KL4C DNA encoding:
- the glnH gene encoding glutamine ABC transporter substrate-binding protein GlnH encodes the protein MKKLLSICVATLLTVLMVGSAFADKLTVACDTSFPPFEFKDPATGTHTGFDVQLWDAIAKKIGAEYTLQPMDFNGIIPGLQSNQVDVGIAGITIKPARSKVVDFSDPYYNAGILILVKAGNTSIKDIKDLKGKVVATKLGTTSADFVKENCGAKEVKLFPNSDAMFMELVAGGADAVMFDSPVIGDYVRKAPKGQVEVVGPLYQGQSYGIAFPKGSALVAKVNAALKELRANGEYRTLYVKWFGSEPK